In the genome of Arthrobacter alpinus, the window CTGCTTGTCGCTATGTGCACCAACGTACGTCAGCACGGGGTGTCGCTCCTCAGGCGGAGTTGCCAGCGTGGACGTTTCGCGGATGCCTGTCATGGACATCTCCAAGGTACGCGGGATGGGCGTGGCACTCATGGCCAACACATCCACGTTGGTGCGCATCTTCTTCAGCGCTTCCTTATGCTCAACACCAAAACGCTGCTCCTCATCAACAATCACCAGCCCCAGATCCTTGAACGCAAAGTCCTTGGACAAAAGCCGGTGCGTGCCGATGACAACATCCACCGTCCCATTGCGAACACCCTCGACGATCTCCTTGGATTCCTTGGTGGTCTGGAAGCGGGACAGCGGCCGGACGCGCACGGGGAAACCGGAGAAGCGCTCGTTGAACGTCTCAAAGTGCTGCTGTGCCAGCAGGGTGGTGGGCACCAAGACGGCTACCTGCTTGCCGTCCTGCACAGCCTTGAACGCTGCGCGCACGGCAATTTCGGTCTTGCCGTAGCCCACGTCGCCGGAGATGAGCCGGTCCATGGGGACTTCCTTCTCCATGTCGGCCTTGACCTCGTTGATGGCCACCAGCTGGTCAGGCGTCTCAACATATGGGAACGCCTCCTCCAGCTCGGCCTGCCAGGGCGTATCAGGCCCAAAGGCGTGCCCCTTGGACGCCATACGGGCAGAGTAGAGCCGGATCAGCTCGCCGGCGATCTCCTTGACGGCCTTGCGGGCCTTGGACTTGGTGGCTGCCCAGTCCGAGCCGCCCATCTTGGACAGGGCCGGCGCGTCACCGCCCACGTAGGCCGTGACCTGATCCAGCTGGTCCGTGGGAACGAAGAGCTTGTCACCGGGTGCGCCGCGCTTGGACGGCGCGTACTCGAGCACCAGGTATTCGCGCAGTCCCGCAGCCCCGCCCACACCGGCCCCGGCAACCTTTCGCTGGATCAGTTCCACAAACTTGCCCACGCCGTGCTGTTCGTGGACCACGTGGTCGCCGGCCTGCAGCTGGAGAGGGTCGACGGCGTTGCGCCGCTTGGAGGGCATCTTGCGCATGTCTCGGGTGGAGACGGCGGAGGCCCGCCCCAGGAGGTCCGCCTCGGTCAGCAGCCCCAGCTTGAGGGAGTCCAGGACAAAGCCGCGTCCGGTGTCCGCCGTGGTGACTTCGATGATGCCCGGCTGCGGTTCGGCATCCAGCGATTCAACGCGCGACGCCGGGATGTTGGCTTCGTGGAATAGCTCGGCAAGGCGCTGGGCCGGGCCGGGGCCCTGAGTGGCAACCACAACGCGCCACTGGTCCTTGACCCGGGCGCCTATGAACTCCATCATTTCTGCCACGTCACCGCGGTAGCCCCGAGGTTCGCGGGCGGCCAGGTTCAGCACGTCGCTGGAGGTGTCCAGTTCCTCGTCTTGGACCAGGGAACTCATGGTCCACCAGCTCACGCCGTGGCCCTGTGCGGATTCGCGAGTTTGTGACAGGGACCGGAAGCTGGCGGCGGCGAGGTCAACACCGCTGCCCGAAACGGTGGTCAAGTCCAAAGGCGCGCTGCCGCCGTCGGACGCGGTGGACCAGGCAGCCTCGAGGAATTCCTCGTTGGTGGATTCAAGATCGTGCGCCCTGGCACTGACCTTTTCGGGATCGAGGACCACGGTGATGGAGGTGGCGGGCAGCAGGGAGGTCAGCGGCACCATGCCGTCCACCAAGGCCGGAGCCAATGACTCCATGCCTTCCACTGCAATGCCGCCGGCAATCTTTTCCAGCATGGCCGCGGCGGCGGGCATGCTGTCCTTGAGCTTGGCGGCACGGCCCATCACGGTGGGGGTGATGAGGATTTCCCGGCAAGGGGGTGCATAGAGCTCGGTGGGGTGCACAACACCGCCGGTGACAGAGGTCAGCGTCCGCTGATCGGCCACGCTGAACCAGCGCAGCGACTCCACCTCGTCGCCAAAAAACTCAATGCGGACAGGGTGGTTATCCGTGGGCGAGAAGACGTCAAGGATGCCGCCGCGCACGGCGAACTCGCCACGGTGGGTCACCATGTCCACGCGGGAATAGGCGGCGTCGGCCAGTTTCTTGATGAGGTCAGCGAACGGAATCTCCTCGCCTGCTTTTACCCGCACCGGCACCAGCTCGCCCAAGCCGGCCACGAGCGGCTGAACCACGGCGCGGATGGGTGCCACGATCACGCGAAGGCGGGCTCCGGCGTCGAGCTCGGGATGGGCAAGGCGGCGCAGCACCGAGAGGCGGCGGCCCACGGTGTCCGATCGCGGGGACAAGCGTTCGTGCGGCAGTGTTTCCCAGCTCGGGAATTCAGCCACGGCACCGTCGGGAAGATAGGAACGCAGGGCGGCCACGGTGTCTTCGGCTTCGCGGCCGGTCGCGGTGACGGCAAGAACCACGCCGCCGGAGTCGGCAAGTGAAGCGAGTCCGTCGGCCACCTCGGCAAGGAGCACGGGGCGCATGCCTGCGGGGGCGCTGAACGCGATGTCGTCGCTCCGGGTGGCCGGGTCGGCACCGGCGTATGTGCGGACGCGGGCGAAGAGTGGATCGGCTGAGAGCGCGGTTCGCAACCCTGCAAGACTCATGGGTGGTTTCTCCTTGTTGCATGACAACTTTTTGCCCAACGCAGGCGCATCGTGGCCGCCGCTGAAGTACATTCTTTGCCGTGCCGGACAGCACGAAAGCCCAAAACTTCGCAAGAAGCCTCGGGACGTTATCCAGCTTACTCGTGGCGGGTGGCCAAGGTATCGTAGGAGCTGCCCCAAACACACCCCCGATCTTGGAGGATCCATGGCGCTTGCCGCCTCAACGACGCTTTCGGCCACGGCCCAGAGCGTTACAGATGTCTTTACCAATGCCGATTTCATCAAGCATGTCAGCGAAACTGTGGGCGGGGAGCTGAAGTCGTTCACGATCAGCGGGCCCACCACGGCCGCCTTCACCACCCAGACCGTGCGCACGCTGCCCACCACGCGTATGCCGGACATCGTCAAGAAATTTGTGGGCGCATCCCTCACTGTTACTCAGGATGAGTCCTGGAGCACTCCGGCGGCCGATGGTTCCCGCACCAACTCCATCAAGCTCACCGTGGCCAAGGCTCCTGTGGATGTGTCGGCTGAGCAGAAGCTGACGGCCGACGGCGTTTCCACTGTGGTTTCGCTGACGGGCGAGGTCTCCTCCGGCGTGCCGTTCCTTGGCGCGAAGATTGCCTCCGCCGCCGAGCCCGTGATTGGCCGGGCCCTGAACCTGCAGGCAACGCTTGCCCAGGAATGGCTCAACACGCACAGCTAGGCCTTCTCTGAGGTACGACGGCGCCCGGCCCGCCCGGGTGCCGCTGCCGCAGGAATGGCGCAATTGTTATGGTGCACAAACCCAGTTTGTGCACCATAACTGTTTAACGCCTTCGTGCGCTGCGGGGCTGTTAGTGTGAACCTGCTCCCTCGGCGGCCACCACGGACGTTTGCGACGCGGTCGGTCTTCTAGCTGCAACTCAAGTACTTGGTTCCCACAAGTGGGTATAAGAGGTCCTTTTTCGCATGAATTGTTGTTCTGGATGCGGGAGCAGAATCCCAGCCATGCGGATACTTCGCGATAACCTGCACAGTCAGAACTTTGTCATAAGAGTCCAAGATTCCCAGTAGGACTCCCAAAACCCCTTGAGCACTGTCCAGACTCAAGGTGTACGAAGTGCCCGTCTGTGACTGGCTCTCCGTTACCGCCCCGGGGTTGGCGTTGTCCCACAACCGAACAACATAGCCAGAGGGTGGCATGGCCGGAGGGATCCACACCAACTTCACCGAGAATGGGTCACCGGTAACCTGCGTGCAAGTCAGTCCTCCCGGGGCATCCAGCTTGACGGACCCAATGGTTGCATTTGCCACCGCACTTGCCGTCCACGCCGCCTGCGTGGCCTCAACCCGGTTTACAATTCCCAGCGGTATCACCACTGCGAGCGCAGCAATGATCGCCCCTGCCCCCCGCCATTTTCTACCTTGTGCCCTCTGCCGGCTTCCCCCTGCTGCCGGATCGCTGTCCGAAGATGATCCGTCCGGCTTTCCGGCGTTGGGTCTGAAGAATGCCAAATACAGCAAGTAAGCACACACCAACCCGCCCAAACCAAACACCAATGGTGAGCTGAGCCAGCCGGTCACATACCCAAGGAACGGAACTGAAAACACCACCCGGTCAACGGATACAACGGTGTACGGCTGCAGGTCTGACACGGGGTTGGCATCGCCCTTGAGTACCAGCCCGGTCACAGGATCTGCTGAGACTACGCGGTGGGTGATGCGGTTTCCGCTGAAAGAGACAACTGAAACAACCTGCCCCGGTGCAATATCTGCTGCCGGCGTAGCTACGGCAAGTGCCAGTGAACCAACAGGAATACTCGGGCTCATGGAGCCGGAGACAACAATCAACGGCTTCATCCCCAAAACCAGTGCCAACCCAGCCAACACCAGACACAGCAGGCCCAGCGCCGCGCCCGTATTCAGCAACCAGCGTTCCCAGCCGGCTAGGCGAACATTATTCTGCTTCATGTCAGGGCCTCGTGCTTGCTGTAAACGTTAACGTGATGCCCGTGGACTGATTCTGCAAAGTTGA includes:
- the mfd gene encoding transcription-repair coupling factor; this encodes MSLAGLRTALSADPLFARVRTYAGADPATRSDDIAFSAPAGMRPVLLAEVADGLASLADSGGVVLAVTATGREAEDTVAALRSYLPDGAVAEFPSWETLPHERLSPRSDTVGRRLSVLRRLAHPELDAGARLRVIVAPIRAVVQPLVAGLGELVPVRVKAGEEIPFADLIKKLADAAYSRVDMVTHRGEFAVRGGILDVFSPTDNHPVRIEFFGDEVESLRWFSVADQRTLTSVTGGVVHPTELYAPPCREILITPTVMGRAAKLKDSMPAAAAMLEKIAGGIAVEGMESLAPALVDGMVPLTSLLPATSITVVLDPEKVSARAHDLESTNEEFLEAAWSTASDGGSAPLDLTTVSGSGVDLAAASFRSLSQTRESAQGHGVSWWTMSSLVQDEELDTSSDVLNLAAREPRGYRGDVAEMMEFIGARVKDQWRVVVATQGPGPAQRLAELFHEANIPASRVESLDAEPQPGIIEVTTADTGRGFVLDSLKLGLLTEADLLGRASAVSTRDMRKMPSKRRNAVDPLQLQAGDHVVHEQHGVGKFVELIQRKVAGAGVGGAAGLREYLVLEYAPSKRGAPGDKLFVPTDQLDQVTAYVGGDAPALSKMGGSDWAATKSKARKAVKEIAGELIRLYSARMASKGHAFGPDTPWQAELEEAFPYVETPDQLVAINEVKADMEKEVPMDRLISGDVGYGKTEIAVRAAFKAVQDGKQVAVLVPTTLLAQQHFETFNERFSGFPVRVRPLSRFQTTKESKEIVEGVRNGTVDVVIGTHRLLSKDFAFKDLGLVIVDEEQRFGVEHKEALKKMRTNVDVLAMSATPIPRTLEMSMTGIRETSTLATPPEERHPVLTYVGAHSDKQVGAAIRRELMREGQVFYVHNRVKSIDRTAAHIQQLVPDARVAVAHGQMSESRLEQIIVDFWEKRFDVLVCTTIIETGLDISNANTLIVEQANNYGLSQLHQLRGRVGRGRERAYAYFLYPADKPLGEVALERLKAVAAHNELGAGMALAMKDLEIRGAGNLLGGEQSGHIQGVGFDLYIRLVGEAVASFRGDSEERVAEMKIELPVNAHLPHEYVPGERLRLEAYRKLAAAVTIEEIAEVEAELVDRYGALPPAAINLIAVAHFKVLARTAGLSDVALQGNFIKFAPADLPESKVMRLNRMYPGSIVKPGLNSILIPKPKTARIGGRDLADAEVLKWSQGVLEAIFETVPAT
- a CDS encoding DUF2505 domain-containing protein, whose product is MALAASTTLSATAQSVTDVFTNADFIKHVSETVGGELKSFTISGPTTAAFTTQTVRTLPTTRMPDIVKKFVGASLTVTQDESWSTPAADGSRTNSIKLTVAKAPVDVSAEQKLTADGVSTVVSLTGEVSSGVPFLGAKIASAAEPVIGRALNLQATLAQEWLNTHS
- a CDS encoding signal peptidase I, with protein sequence MKQNNVRLAGWERWLLNTGAALGLLCLVLAGLALVLGMKPLIVVSGSMSPSIPVGSLALAVATPAADIAPGQVVSVVSFSGNRITHRVVSADPVTGLVLKGDANPVSDLQPYTVVSVDRVVFSVPFLGYVTGWLSSPLVFGLGGLVCAYLLYLAFFRPNAGKPDGSSSDSDPAAGGSRQRAQGRKWRGAGAIIAALAVVIPLGIVNRVEATQAAWTASAVANATIGSVKLDAPGGLTCTQVTGDPFSVKLVWIPPAMPPSGYVVRLWDNANPGAVTESQSQTGTSYTLSLDSAQGVLGVLLGILDSYDKVLTVQVIAKYPHGWDSAPASRTTIHAKKDLLYPLVGTKYLSCS